The Xylophilus rhododendri region GACGGCGCTCGCCGCCATGCCTTTTCAATATTTTCTTTGCGCCGTGATGCTGGCCGGGGCTTTCCAGTTGCTGGCCGGCATCCTGGGTGTCGGTGGCATGGCGGACTATATTCCCTCGAATGTCATCGAAGGCATGCTGGCGGGCATCGGCATCACCATCGTGGTGAACCAGGCCGAGAATGCCGTGGGTTTCGACAAACAGGCTTTTCTGGACGAGGAGGAGGCCGGTTTCGCCTGGACCGATCTGGACGAGATCGTCGAGCACATGGAGCCCGGGGCGATGCTGATCTCGCTGCTGGGCCTGGCGCTGCTGACGCTGTGGAGCTGCCGCCGGTTCAAGCGCCTGCAATGGTTTCCGGTGGGCCTGCTGGTGGTGCTGGCGGGCGTGCTGGTCAACCAGATGCTGGGGCTGGTCCGGCCGGGATGGGCCTTGCGCGGCGATGCGCACCTGATCCGGCTGCCGGTGCCGACGACGGTCGCGGAGTTCTTCGCCCAGTTCACCCTGCCGGATTTCTCGGGGCTGGCGCTGCCGCAGGTCTGGGTGACCGGCGCCATCATCGCGGTGGTCGCGTCCGTGGAGACCTTGTTGTGCATCGAGGCGACCGACAAGCTCGATCCGCAGAAACGCGTCACGCCCACCAATGTGGAACTGCGTGCCCAGGGCGTTGGAAATCTGCTGAGCGGCCTGCTCGGCGGACTGCCCATCACCAGCGTGATCGTGCGCTCCTCGGCCAATATCAATGCCGGTGCCCGCACCAAGCTTTCCACCATTTTCCATGGGCTGCTTCTGCTGGCCTGCGTGGCGACGATTCCGCAATGGCTCAATTTCGTGCCGAAAGCCGCGCTGGCCGCCATTTTGATCTTCACGGGTTATCGGCTGGCGCGTCCGCAGATTTTCTTGAGTCTGTGGAAGGCCGATCGCTGGAATCAATTCACGCCGTTTATTGTCACGGTGGTTTCGGTGGTGTTTCTCGATTTGCTGCGTGGCGTGGCGATCGGCTTGCTGGTGTCGATATTCTTCATCCTGCGCCAGAATGCCCGCCTGCCGTATTACTACCAGCGTTCTTCGTTCACCAATAACGAGCTGATCAAGCTGACGCTGGCGCAGGAGGTTTCCTTTTTGAACAAGGCGTCGATCAAGCAGACCCTGGACGAGTTGCCGAGAAACTCCGCGGTGGTCATCGATGCCAGCAATACGGCGTATATCGATTTCGATGTCCTGGAGGTGATCCGCGATTTCGCCCATTCGCGGGCCGGGGAGCGCGGCATCAAGCTGTCGCTGGTGGGTTTCCAGGAGCACTACAACGTGCCGCAGGTCTCGACCGAGCGGGAACTCGTCAGCGGACTGGCCGGCATGCACGGCGAGGCGCCCAAGCGCTCGGCTGGCCTCGCCCAGGACCTGCTGCGCCAGCTGCGCAAGAAGTGAGTGGCCATGCATACCCATGACCTGCCGTTTTCCGAGCTGACGCCGGCCCATGCGCTGCAGTTCCTGAAGGAAGGCAACTTCCGCTTCGTCACCGCCTTTCACCAGTCGCGCGACCTGCTCGACCAGCTCGACAAGACCAAGAAGGGCCAGACGCCGTTCGCGGCCATCGTCAGCTGCATGGATTCGCGCACCTCCGTCGAGCTGATCTTCGACCAGGGTTTCGGCTCGGTGTTCTCGATCCGCAACGCCGGCAACGTGGTGGGCAACACGGTGCTGGGATCGCTGGAATACGCCTGCGGCGTGGTCGGCGCCAAGCTGATCGTGATCCTGGGGCATACCGGCTGCGGTGCGATCCACGGCGCGATCGACGGGGTGCAGCTCGGCTTTCTCACGGCGCTCCTGGAGACGATCTGTCCGGCGCAGGAGGCCGCAGCCTGGCGGGAGGAGGGCGGCGAGCGCTCGAGCGCCAACCCGGCCTTCGTGGCCAGCGTGACCGAACGCCATGTGCGGCGCGGCATGGCTCGGGTGCTGGAGCAGAGCGCGGTGATCCGCGAGCTGGTGGCGCAGGGCAAGGTGGGCATCGTGCCGGCGGTCTACGACATCGCCACCGGGCTGGTGAAGTTCCACGAGCAGGCTGCCGGCGATCCTGGCGCATAGGGGGGCGCGTCCGGGCGCGGCGCACGCCATGGCCGATAATCCGGCGATGTCCGCCGTTTTCGACAAGCCGTCCCTGCCCCGGCGTCTCCTGCCATTTCTCCTGGGCTTCGACTGGCTGCTGGCCGCGGGCGTGCTGCTGCTGTGCGGCGCCGGCCTGCTGACCATGTATTCCTCGGGCTACGACCACGGCACCCGCTTCTTCGACCATGGCCGCAACATGCTGCTGGCCGGCGGCATCATGTTCGTGGTGGCGCAGGTGCCGCCGCAGAAGCTGATGGCCGCGGCCGTGCCCCTGTATGTGCTGGGCGTGGCGCTGCTGGTGGCGGTGGCCTTGTTCGGCATCACCAAGAAGGGCGCCACCCGCTGGATCAACCTGGGCGTGGTGGTGCAGCCCAGCGAATTGCTGAAGATCGCCATGCCGCTGATGCTGGCCTGGTGGTTCCAGAAACGCGAGGGCGCGCTGCGGCCGCTGGATTTTCTGGCCGCGGGCGCGCTGCTGCTGGTGCCGGTCGGCCTGATCATGAAACAGCCCGACCTGGGCACCTCGCTGCTGGTGCTGGCAGCGGGCCTGTCGGTCATCTTCTTCGCCGGGCTCAGCTGGAAGCTGGTGCTGCCGCCGCTGCTGATCGGCGCGATCGGCGTGGCGATGGTGGTCTGGTATGAGCCGCAGCTGTGCGCCAACGGCGTGCGCTGGGCGGTGCTGCACGACTACCAGCAGCAGCGCATCTGCACCCTGCTGGATCCGACCAAGGATCCGCTGGGCAAGGGCTTCCACATCATCCAGGGGATGATCGCCATCGGCTCCGGCGGCATCTGGGGCAAGGGTTTCATGGCCGGCACGCAGACGCACCTGGAGTTCATCCCCGAGCGCACCACCGACTTCATCTTCGCGGCCTTCTCGGAGGAGTTCGGCCTGGCCGGCAATCTGGTGCTGATCTTCGGCTACTGCTGCGTGGTGCTGCGCGGCCTGTGGCTGGCCATGCATGCGCCCACCATGTTCTCGCGGCTGCTGGCCGGGGCGATGGCGATGATCTTCTTCACCTATGCCTTCGTGAACATGGGCATGGTCAGCGGCATCCTGCCGGTGGTGGGCGTGCCCTTGCCCTTCATCAGCTATGGCGGCACCGCGATGGTGACGCTGGGCATGGGGCTGGGCATCCTGATGTCGGTGGCGCGCTCGCGCCGCTCGGCTCCGGGCTGATGCGGTCGCCGTCGCTCCTGCGCACCGGGCCGGCGCTGGCGGCGCTCACCGCGGCCTTCGCGATGAGCCAGTTCTTCCGCAGCTGCCTGGCGGTGATGGCGCCCGAGCTGTCGGCCGACC contains the following coding sequences:
- the rodA gene encoding rod shape-determining protein RodA, whose protein sequence is MSAVFDKPSLPRRLLPFLLGFDWLLAAGVLLLCGAGLLTMYSSGYDHGTRFFDHGRNMLLAGGIMFVVAQVPPQKLMAAAVPLYVLGVALLVAVALFGITKKGATRWINLGVVVQPSELLKIAMPLMLAWWFQKREGALRPLDFLAAGALLLVPVGLIMKQPDLGTSLLVLAAGLSVIFFAGLSWKLVLPPLLIGAIGVAMVVWYEPQLCANGVRWAVLHDYQQQRICTLLDPTKDPLGKGFHIIQGMIAIGSGGIWGKGFMAGTQTHLEFIPERTTDFIFAAFSEEFGLAGNLVLIFGYCCVVLRGLWLAMHAPTMFSRLLAGAMAMIFFTYAFVNMGMVSGILPVVGVPLPFISYGGTAMVTLGMGLGILMSVARSRRSAPG
- a CDS encoding SulP family inorganic anion transporter — encoded protein: MSKTFNRDALSGLIVFLIALPLCLGIAQASHVSPFAGILAGVIGGVVVGKLSGSALSVSGPAAGLIAIVVTALAAMPFQYFLCAVMLAGAFQLLAGILGVGGMADYIPSNVIEGMLAGIGITIVVNQAENAVGFDKQAFLDEEEAGFAWTDLDEIVEHMEPGAMLISLLGLALLTLWSCRRFKRLQWFPVGLLVVLAGVLVNQMLGLVRPGWALRGDAHLIRLPVPTTVAEFFAQFTLPDFSGLALPQVWVTGAIIAVVASVETLLCIEATDKLDPQKRVTPTNVELRAQGVGNLLSGLLGGLPITSVIVRSSANINAGARTKLSTIFHGLLLLACVATIPQWLNFVPKAALAAILIFTGYRLARPQIFLSLWKADRWNQFTPFIVTVVSVVFLDLLRGVAIGLLVSIFFILRQNARLPYYYQRSSFTNNELIKLTLAQEVSFLNKASIKQTLDELPRNSAVVIDASNTAYIDFDVLEVIRDFAHSRAGERGIKLSLVGFQEHYNVPQVSTERELVSGLAGMHGEAPKRSAGLAQDLLRQLRKK
- a CDS encoding carbonic anhydrase: MHTHDLPFSELTPAHALQFLKEGNFRFVTAFHQSRDLLDQLDKTKKGQTPFAAIVSCMDSRTSVELIFDQGFGSVFSIRNAGNVVGNTVLGSLEYACGVVGAKLIVILGHTGCGAIHGAIDGVQLGFLTALLETICPAQEAAAWREEGGERSSANPAFVASVTERHVRRGMARVLEQSAVIRELVAQGKVGIVPAVYDIATGLVKFHEQAAGDPGA